The genomic DNA ATTCACTCATTACAGACACGGAATGGAATGGCATATGCTCCATTTATTTTATAGATTAGGATACATATCTAGAAACTCAAACATGTCCTTAATTTGCGCACTGGTCTTCTGTGTAATCAGCCAACCTTTCACTTAGTTGTGGTTGTTCTCCCAGAACTGAGCCTGGAGCCAGTCTATTGTATTCTTTTCCACCTGAAACGCCTTGGCAAGAACATCATCGGATATTGGTGGGTCTGACCCAAACACTGCATTGGCAATTGTGATAGCCCCTGGGTTCTGGCTGCTGAGCGCGGCAATTGCAACGGCGGGCTGATGGGGGTTGGGGTTGAATTGGAAGTGGATGAGCCCCACGGGGAAGACAAACACATCACCTTTGTTGAGCACCTTCGAGAAGAACTTGTTTCTGGCTGGGGCGGGCAGGTTG from Triticum aestivum cultivar Chinese Spring unplaced genomic scaffold, IWGSC CS RefSeq v2.1 scaffold20139, whole genome shotgun sequence includes the following:
- the LOC123178693 gene encoding germin-like protein 8-11 gives rise to the protein SNLPAPARNKFFSKVLNKGDVFVFPVGLIHFQFNPNPHQPAVAIAALSSQNPGAITIANAVFGSDPPISDDVLAKAFQVEKNTIDWLQAQFWENNHN